One genomic region from Planctomycetota bacterium encodes:
- a CDS encoding sialate O-acetylesterase — protein sequence MTSTVARVSGRSTLRFALVAACLAPAAAPADVSLNNMFGDHMVLQQGIRNKVWGKADPGENVTVTLGDGSKAAQTHTTTAGADGSWHVLLDAVKDYGGPHTLTVKGKNTVTFNDVLIGEVWVCAGQSNMQWSVNASNDPDLEKAAANFPMIRLISVPQVGTQDPQWNFNGSWQACTPESVGNFSAVGYFFGRQLHQTLGVPVGLINNAWGGSAAEAWVKRDKLAGDGRYKGLMERWEKLEADYPAAKAEFEKKFAEWKEAAEKAKAEGKPAPQQPGNPDGQMRGNARPGNIHSGVLTPSIGYGIKGAIWYQGESNAGRAYQYRELFPFMIKSWRDEWALGDFPFYWVQLADFKAEQAAPAESDWAELREAQTMTMKALPATGEAVIIDIGEGKDIHPKNKQDVAKRLARWALAETYKKEGIVARSPLYKGMEKQASAIVLSFDHVAGGWRPFDVAEPRGFTIAGADKKFVAAKAKILPDGRIEVSADGVTDPVAVRYAWADNPVCNMFSGAGLPLTPFRTDDFPGVTVDKQ from the coding sequence ATGACTTCCACCGTCGCCCGGGTCAGCGGTCGCTCGACCCTGCGGTTCGCCCTCGTCGCCGCCTGCCTCGCGCCTGCCGCCGCGCCGGCCGACGTGTCGCTCAACAACATGTTCGGCGACCACATGGTTCTCCAGCAGGGGATCCGCAACAAGGTCTGGGGAAAGGCCGATCCCGGCGAGAACGTCACCGTCACGCTCGGCGACGGTTCCAAGGCAGCCCAAACCCACACTACCACGGCCGGTGCCGACGGCTCGTGGCACGTTCTCCTCGACGCCGTCAAGGACTACGGCGGCCCCCACACCCTCACGGTGAAGGGGAAGAACACCGTCACGTTCAACGACGTGCTCATCGGCGAGGTCTGGGTCTGCGCGGGGCAGTCGAACATGCAGTGGAGCGTGAATGCCTCCAACGACCCCGATCTCGAGAAGGCGGCGGCCAACTTCCCGATGATCCGCCTGATCTCCGTGCCCCAGGTGGGCACGCAGGATCCGCAGTGGAACTTCAACGGCTCGTGGCAGGCCTGCACGCCCGAATCGGTCGGCAACTTCTCCGCGGTCGGCTACTTCTTCGGCCGCCAGCTCCACCAGACCCTCGGCGTCCCGGTCGGCTTGATCAACAACGCCTGGGGAGGCAGCGCCGCCGAGGCGTGGGTGAAGCGCGACAAGCTGGCCGGCGACGGGCGCTACAAGGGATTGATGGAACGCTGGGAGAAGCTCGAGGCTGACTATCCGGCCGCCAAGGCGGAGTTCGAGAAGAAGTTCGCCGAGTGGAAGGAGGCCGCCGAGAAGGCCAAGGCCGAAGGGAAGCCCGCGCCGCAGCAGCCGGGCAACCCCGACGGCCAGATGCGCGGCAACGCGCGCCCCGGCAACATCCACTCCGGCGTCCTGACGCCGTCGATCGGCTACGGCATCAAGGGGGCGATCTGGTACCAGGGGGAGAGCAACGCCGGTCGCGCCTACCAGTACCGCGAGCTGTTTCCGTTCATGATCAAGTCGTGGCGCGACGAATGGGCTCTCGGCGACTTCCCCTTCTATTGGGTCCAGCTCGCCGACTTCAAGGCGGAGCAGGCCGCCCCCGCCGAGAGCGATTGGGCCGAGCTGCGCGAGGCACAGACGATGACGATGAAGGCCCTCCCCGCCACCGGCGAGGCGGTGATCATCGACATCGGCGAGGGCAAGGACATCCATCCGAAGAACAAGCAGGACGTGGCCAAGCGGCTCGCCCGGTGGGCCCTGGCGGAGACCTACAAGAAGGAGGGCATCGTCGCCCGCAGCCCGCTCTACAAAGGAATGGAGAAGCAGGCGAGCGCGATCGTCCTGTCGTTCGACCATGTCGCCGGCGGCTGGCGGCCGTTCGACGTCGCGGAGCCGCGCGGGTTCACGATCGCCGGTGCGGACAAGAAGTTCGTCGCTGCCAAGGCGAAGATCCTCCCCGACGGCCGGATCGAGGTCTCGGCCGACGGCGTCACCGACCCGGTGGCGGTGCGCTATGCATGGGCCGACAACCCGGTGTGCAACATGTTCTCGGGCGCCGGCCTGCCGCTGACGCCGTTCCGAACCGACGACTTCCCGGGCGTGACCGTCGACAAGCAATAA